The proteins below come from a single Serratia fonticola genomic window:
- a CDS encoding L-ribulose-5-phosphate 3-epimerase has translation MQTTNNVSLGLYEKALPADLDWAQRLGIASELGFQFMEISIDEQPERQQRLDWDRQQRLALINARFDSGITVPSMCLSAHRRYPFGSNDAAIRQQARTLMEKALDFAVDVGIRNIQLAGYDVYYETADRHTRQRFIEGMQWAVELAAKAQVMLSVEIMDTTFINSISKWREFARQIESPWFTVYPDIGNLSAWGNDVDFELEQGIDKITAIHLKDTLPVLPGTTGQFRDVPFGSGCVDFAHTFAVLNRLNYRGPFLLEMWTRNDGQDIQHITQAKSWIEQQMKQGGITC, from the coding sequence ATGCAAACCACTAATAACGTCTCGCTTGGGCTGTACGAAAAAGCCTTGCCAGCGGATCTTGATTGGGCACAACGCCTGGGTATCGCCAGCGAACTGGGCTTCCAGTTTATGGAGATCTCCATTGATGAGCAGCCGGAGCGTCAGCAGCGCCTGGACTGGGATCGTCAGCAGCGGCTGGCGCTGATCAACGCCCGTTTTGACAGTGGCATCACGGTGCCCAGCATGTGCTTATCCGCCCATCGTCGTTATCCGTTTGGCAGCAACGACGCCGCCATCCGCCAACAGGCGCGCACGTTGATGGAAAAGGCGTTGGATTTCGCCGTCGACGTCGGGATCAGGAATATTCAGCTAGCGGGTTATGACGTCTATTACGAAACTGCCGATCGCCATACACGCCAGCGTTTTATCGAAGGTATGCAATGGGCGGTAGAGCTGGCGGCCAAGGCACAGGTGATGCTGTCCGTGGAGATCATGGATACCACCTTTATCAACAGCATCAGCAAATGGCGCGAATTTGCCAGGCAGATTGAAAGCCCGTGGTTTACCGTCTATCCCGATATCGGCAACCTCAGCGCCTGGGGCAATGACGTCGATTTTGAGCTGGAGCAAGGCATCGACAAGATCACCGCCATCCATTTAAAAGATACTTTGCCAGTGCTGCCTGGCACCACAGGGCAATTCCGCGATGTGCCTTTCGGCAGCGGCTGCGTGGACTTTGCCCATACCTTTGCCGTGTTGAACCGGCTCAACTATCGCGGCCCATTCCTGCTGGAAATGTGGACGCGCAACGATGGCCAGGATATCCAGCATATCACCCAGGCCAAGAGCTGGATCGAGCAGCAGATGAAACAGGGAGGCATCACATGTTAA
- the araD gene encoding L-ribulose-5-phosphate 4-epimerase: MLSELKQQVLAANLSLPGYGLVTFTWGNVSAIDRQQGLVVIKPSGIAYEVMTVDDLVVVDLDGVIQEGQRKPSSDTDTHLALYRAFPAIGGIVHTHSRNATIWAQAGQAIPALGTTHADYFYGDIPCTRPMREDEIAGDYERETGQVIIETFQQAKRDPQQVPGVLVYSHGPFAWGKTAADAVHNAVVMEEVAAMAMATRQLTPTIPPMQPALLDKHFLRKHGKNAYYGQ; this comes from the coding sequence ATGTTAAGCGAGTTGAAACAGCAGGTATTGGCGGCCAATCTCAGCCTGCCGGGTTATGGTTTGGTGACCTTTACCTGGGGTAACGTGTCGGCGATCGATCGCCAGCAGGGGCTGGTGGTGATCAAGCCTTCGGGGATCGCCTATGAGGTAATGACGGTGGATGACCTAGTGGTGGTGGATTTGGACGGAGTTATCCAAGAAGGGCAGCGTAAACCGTCCTCGGATACCGATACTCATTTGGCGCTGTATCGCGCCTTTCCCGCTATCGGCGGCATCGTTCATACCCACAGCCGTAATGCCACCATCTGGGCACAGGCTGGCCAGGCGATCCCGGCCCTGGGAACCACCCATGCCGACTATTTTTATGGCGACATTCCCTGTACCCGCCCCATGCGTGAAGACGAGATTGCTGGCGACTATGAGCGGGAAACTGGCCAGGTGATTATCGAGACGTTCCAACAGGCGAAGCGCGATCCGCAACAGGTGCCGGGGGTGTTGGTCTATTCTCATGGGCCGTTCGCCTGGGGAAAAACGGCGGCGGATGCGGTGCATAATGCGGTGGTGATGGAGGAAGTGGCAGCAATGGCGATGGCTACGCGGCAATTGACTCCGACGATCCCACCCATGCAACCCGCGCTGCTGGATAAGCACTTTTTACGCAAGCACGGTAAAAATGCTTACTATGGGCAGTAA